AGTTTCGAGAGCCTGTTAGGCATCTTGGTATGTTATAGGGTTGTTATCGTATAGCTGATAGTGATAGGTGCATCAAGTTGGCTGGGGTAGATGATTTGAAAAAAGAAGTGCAGGCAGCACTACTTATACATTTACATTTGAGGCTATGACCGCCAAAGGAAGGAAGCCTGGATCCATTGGGTTCGTACCTCCGGTCGATGAGGTTTGAGGCCTAGATAGCTTCGACCGGGCCCGTTCAGAGTTTCCTCGGCATACCACAGTACTCGGTGTTCTCCAAATGACTTGACACTGGTTGGATACCTGCACAGCAAATTGTTAGCGGGAAGATTGACCGCGGTTGACCTTCTGGAAGGACCAAAGGAAGGCGGTATGCGCAGCCTGGTTGATGTTAGTAGCCCATCCATGGCGCCTCCTTCACAGCCCACTAGCTTGAGGCTTAGCAGCTATCACGTGTAAACTTTAATCCTCGACGACGGAAATGCGGACATCTCTACATCATGGCGAGGACAATGTACTTCTCCACGATCGGCATACAATTGCAGGGCTGTGCAGGACAGAGCCCGCGTCGTGGCATAAACTCTGAGATGTGGTCGTCTATCAGCTGTTCCTAGCGTGGGAGGCCCCTCGGCTCTGCTCTGTGGTCATCCGAGCCGTCTCGAATCGGGAGCATGTATCTCGTCGCTGTCGTAGCGGTACTGCTGCCGATCTCAGAGCAACGGAGCTCATACAGTCGCTTCCACCATCCATCGTGTCGACACAATCATGCAGCACACTTCGTCTCAGAAAGGCCCGCTCATAACGCCTTGCCCATGAACTTCCTCTTCGAGAAGCTGAGCCACCACTGTGAAATCCGTTAGCAAAAGTCTCCAACAgtacctcctccaccaccaccctccctctcctttcGATCACACTCACCTTACTCGGCACCCCCGTCCCATCCGCATAAACCCGATTCAACAACCTCGCCGCCAACTCCTGCCTCATCTGCATAACATACTGCCTCAAAACCTCCGCCTCGTTCCGATCCCTCGGTGCTTCAAACATCTGATTCAAAGGAAACCCCGCATCACCGGGAACCGCGAAATTCGTATCCAAAGCACTACTCATcaccgccttctccgcctcttTCCGTCCCATGTTTGGCCGAATCTTGTTCAACGCTTCGGTGACGTATAAGATGCCATAGATCAGCACCCGGTCTGCGGGACCTTTGATCTCGAAGTTGCGGAAGAAGGTGTTGGcgcggaagagggagaggacttCGTCGAGGGGGTCGTAGGATTCATTGGAAGGGTCGATGTCGAGTTCCGTGCTGGAGGTGAGGGCGGGAAGTTGTTGGGCGGGACCGCGAGTGCGGGTgcggagggggaggagggcgaAGTTGCCGATTAGTTGTTGGTTGGGTtcgtcgaggaagacggAGTGATAGGCGGGCATGGCGGGTGGTAGATGGACGAGGGATGTCCTCGATTGGTGGATGTGTTGTTTATGATTCTTCTGTGTCGTTGTCCTTATGGCAGAGTCTCCTGTGCCGTCCTCTTCCGCAATGTCAATGTCGTGAAGTTGAATGCTCGTCACAAGCGAAAGCCCGCCATTGCGTGGACAGCTCTCTAAACGCCCGAACTTTAGCCGTGCGCATGCGCCGGGCCGATCTGGGCTTGACGACGACCTCATCAGCAGAGACACTGCAGTCCTTGGACCTCACATCGCCAACTCGCACCGAACCATCACCGTCCCGAACCTGACGACCGTCTGCGTACCACTCTGAGGAATACCTGAGGCCAATCACACATCATCGAACGACACCCGTACCTCCCACCGATCCCGCCTCGCAGGCGGCGAAGAGATAGAGCCACAATGAAGCCCGTCGTTTCCGCCTTCAACGCATGGACATGGTGTGTATACCATCAGCAGATGAATCTGCTAGAGTGAGCTTTGTGAACGGATCAGCGAGCTAATCGTGGCCTCTCTGCAATAGCATCGTCATCTCCATCTTTGCGATCGTGATCCTCAGCACAATTGGCGGTACGTCTCGATACAATTCCTCCGGGCTGCGATAGGAATGGAATCGGAATTCAAAGCTGACCTGGACCATACAGGCATGTtcgccaacaacaaccactCCCTGATGGGATCGAAAGAGGACCCGAAGGACGGAGCCAAAGTCGCTACGGCCGTGTTTAGTGCTGTGGCTGTATATGGGGTACGTTCTCCTCACATCCCTCCATCTGGATGCACACAGTGGCAACACAAAACGACTCTCGTGTCGCCACTGGGTGCATTCAGCGTGCAACGGGAGAATTCATTGGGTCGTGGAGAGGGAGCTAATCTGGAGGATCATCTAGGCTTTCCTACTATTTTGCGGATGCCAGGCGATCTTGCACAAACGAGCGAGTCGGAGAGGAGAGATTGCACTGCGATGAAGGATGTTTTGAGCGGGGAGGCatgggaggaggagctggacACTGAGATGCGACGAAGGAATGGAAAGAGCCTTGCGAGCCTCCGCGATTTTACGACAACAAATGATACATTTGCCGACCTTGTGCACAATCGTCGACTCTTGATCTCATTCATgaggcggagatggaagcGATCGCAATGCTTGAGCAGGATATACGGTATGAGCATGTTTGGATCCTGTTTCTCGGAAGACAGGAGGCGGTGGACGGCGTTCTGGAGTCGAAATGGATTGAAGGTACTATGCGACATAGACGGGTGTTACTACTCTTTGGTCGAGGTCAGAAACACGGTATGGACGCTGTAAGGCTACATTGAGCATATGCTCCGAACGTTGAACACAGTGCACCCATACTATGGTTTCTCTGGAACATCTGGAACCTCACGACTATCTCGCCAGTTCGACTTGTTGGCTCAAAACGAGCTCAAGGCTTTTGTTGGCTTTCTCCGCTGGTTTTTGGCTATTGCATCTATATCAATCGTCTCCCCGGCATTTTCGCTTGCATAATTTCGGCTGGCTTCGCTTTATGCCGTGCTCTTCAGCCCGTCTATGGAAGATAACTCTAGACTCCGGAATTGGGAATGGTACCATCGCTATGCTTCTCGAGTGCGAGTTGTCATTGAGTTGCGAGTCGAGGAATAGAATAGCTGAAAGCACATGCGACTGTCCGGCAATAAGCGGACGAAGTTGCGGCGAAAGCGCCTTCCCCGATTGGCTGTAGCTCTTGTAGACGATCTCTCCAGCTTCGAATATTCTGGAGCAACCATTTCTCCATCCACCATCTACCTCATCTCTTCCACCActccacgacctccgcgACACACCCTCGTTTGATCTCCATCATCTGAACCCCCAAATTCATCGTCCATTGGCATCTCCAACAACCGCAACCATGCAGCGCGCTTTCACATCCGCCCCGAGGGCAATGGCCCGCTCATCATCGAGAATAACTCCCGGCTCGCTCGTACAGCAACGATTCGCACACAAGGAGTTGAAGTTTGGTGTCGAGGCCAGAGCTGCTCTTCTCACCGGTGTCGAGACCCTCGCAAGAGCTGTTGCCACAACATTGGGACCAAAGGGCAGAAATGTCTTGATCGAGTCAAGCTACGGCTCGCCAAAGATCACCAAGGGTATGCATACACTCATGTGGGCATATGCCATCAAGCCATCGCTAACAAAATCTACACAGACGGTGTGACTGTTGCCAAAGCCATCACCCTCAAGGACAAGTTCGAGAACCTCGGCGCCCGGTTACTCCAGGATGTCGCCAGCAAGACCAACGAAGTTGCTGGTGACGgtaccaccaccgccaccgtcCTCGCCAATGCCATCTTCTCCGAGACCGTCAAGAACGTCGCCGCCGGCTGCAACCCAATGGATCTCCGCAGAGGCACCCAGGCTGCGGTCGAAGCCGTCATCGAGTACCTCCAAGCCAACAAGCGCGACATTACCACATCCGCCGAGATCAGCCAGGTCGCAACCATTTCCGCCAACGGCGACACACACATCGGTGCGCTTCTCGCCAGCGCGATGGAGAAGGTCGGAAAAGAGGGTGTCATCACCGTCAAGGAGGGCAAGACCATTACCGATGAGCTCGAGGTCACTGAGGGTATGAAGTTCGACCGTGGTTTCATCTCTCCATACTTCATCACCGACACCAAGACACAAAAGGTCGAGTTCGAGAAGCCTttgatcctcctctccgagAAGAAGATCTCCGCTGTGCAGGACATTGTTCCAGCTCTCGAGGCTTCCCAGCAGCTCCGCCGTCCTCTTGTTATCATCGCCGAGGACATTGACGGTGAGGCTCTTGCTGTCTGCATTCTCAACAAGCTCCGTGGTCAGCTTCAAGTCGCCGCCGTCAAGGCTCCCGGCTTCGGTGACAACCGCAAGAGCATTCTCGGCGATATCGCCGTCCTTACCTCCGGAACCGTCTTCACCGACGAGCTCGACATCAAGCTCGAAAAGGCTACCCCAGACATGCTAGGCTCCACTGGCTCCATCACAATTACCAAGGAGGACACTGTCATCCTCAACGGTGAGGGAACCAAGGACATGGTCAGCAACCGCTGCGAGCAGATCCGCGGCGTCATCGCCGATCCAACCACCTCGGActacgagaaggagaagctccAAGAGCGTCTTGCCAAGCTCTCCGGTGGTGTTGCCGTCATCAAGGTCGGCGGTGCCTCCGAGATCGAGGTtggcgagaagaaggaccGCATGGTCGACGCTCTCAATGCCACCCGCGCCGCTGTCGAGGAGGGTATCCTCCCAGGTGGTGGCACTGCTCTCCTCAAGGCCGCCGCCAACGCTCTCAACAACGTCAAGACCGCCAACTTCGACCAGCAGCTCGGCGTGTCCATCGTCAAGAATGCCATTACCCGCCCTGCACGCATGATTGTCGAGAACGCTGGTACCGAGGGTTCCGTCGTTGTCGGCAAGCTCATGGATGAGTTCGCTTCCGACTTCAACAAGGGTTTCGACAGCCAGAAGGGCGAGTATACTGATATGATTGCTGCGGGTATCCTTGATCCTTTCAAGGTCGTGCGCACTGGTTTGACTGATGCGTCCGGTGTTGCATCCCTGCTCGGAACAACCGAGGTTGCCATCGTCGAGGCTGCGGAAGAGAAGGGCGGTGCGCCAGGCGGCGGTATGGGTGGTATGGGCGGTATGGGAGGCATGGGCGGCATGGGCTTCTAAGCGTATTGAAGTCTGCCGTCCGACGATGCGCCTTACCGTCTGTGCTTCGGGAGACGTTCTGTGCGCTATGATACCCACGCCTTCTGCAGTCCTTCTTCGCTTCGGGAGCGCAATGAAAGAAAGACTTGTACAAAAGCAATATGGCCGAGGACTCCGGTGACTCGGCTTGTGTTCGTGCTACACTCCACTCAGCATGCATGGAATgggaggaaaaggagaaCGGAAAAGGAGCTTGGAATGTATATGGTATTGTAACACCACATTGTGTGTCTGTATTTGATTGATAGCGTTTGTGTAGatagagaagaagaaagccTTCGAAAAGTTCTATTTACACGAACGAACGCATGTCCTTTAGGGTCCAATCTCTCGCCTTTCAACGGCGTGCTAGCTGATGATGCAGCATCGAGCAAGACGAGCACGACACAGGCACGAATCAACTCCTTGGCGTATATGCGTCTCCCGGATGACGTCCAACGAAAGCTCTCGTTGTGGTGCGGCGGTACTACACGGCAGGATGCGAGCGTGGATCCGTTCATGCTTAGCGACGACCATGCATTCGGACACACGAGTACAGCAGCACAGAGTCACGACGAGGAGACTGATAGGAACGACAATTTACGTCACTGGAACTTGGCCATAATGATGTCGTGGTCTGGAACCTCAAAACCGCCTTGAAAAGATGGAATTGAATGCTCGAGGTTTGAGGCACGAAGGAACCATCCATCTCACCACTTTCCTCCGCAAAGTTGTGCACCTCCCCGATCTTCGATTTCCTCCACTCTGCGCCTGTCGTTGGATCGGTCCACAGACCAAGAAGGGAGAAAACACCTGGTCCAGCAAAAGCCCGCCAAGCAGACCTTATCCTGCTTCCATCGATCGCTGTCAAAGACCCGATAGGCAGCACATCGCTCGCTCCTCTCAACCCCCCCTGCACCATGTCAAGCCGCAAATGCACCCGTAATCTAGGCGCAAAGCTGAACTACCCGTCAGTTTGAAAATCTCTATATCTTACACGGGACATGCAGCAGCGGAAAAACTACATACCCCGATATTGGTGAAGTCGGTGTTGCAATGCAAGGTGCCGGAGTCGGAGCCGCAGTGGCACTCGAGAGGTTGGCTGGCGGATGCGCGTTTGGCGCAGCTATGCTGGTAGCAGCTTGCCGTCGCCGGtacggcggagaagaggagggttgtgaggagggtgaggatgagCGTGGGCTTCATGGAGGGTTTGGTGGCTGGTTTGGTGGCTGGTTTGGTTGGAGGTTGAATTTGGTATGGTGGTATGGTGGTGTGGTTTGGCTGTGGTTTGGCTCTGGTTTGGCTTTGGTGTAGAGTAGCGGAGTATCGGTTGGAGATTTGGGAAAGAAGAAAACAGGCAGAAAGGAAAAACAGAGGAAGAACAAGGACCCTCCGCCGATACGATACGCGCACCCAATATCCCTACCTCCTGAGCCAGCCGCCGACAGGGTTCTCCAGTCTCCCACCCCTCCGCTCAAATCCGTGCTGGGCGATctataatctatatatacACCCTCTCGCGATGCCGCAAACATGGCATATCTGACAAGGTCATCCAAGGAATCTCGAGGCATCTGCAGAAGTCCAGACCGCTGAGGAGCTGTGCACTAGTCGAACAGAGAGTACATCGCTCATCGCTCATCACCATCGGGCGTTTGAGCTCAGACGAGGTCTTCATGGAGATATGCCTTGTTTGCGAGCGGATCATACACGAAAGATTAAATACACAGGCGCTTAAATGACTGAATACAAGGGCGGAGGTCTACATCGGACTGGGGTTTTGGGGAAACGAGAATCCGGAGCAGCATGTATCACACTCAGTAGGCGGAACTGAAGGTAATATCGTTGAAAAGAGAACGAAGCAAAGCGATGAGACAAGATTCCGATCCCCACTCGGAGGTCTACGGTGCTGGTCTGATCCGCTCGCATCGACCTTCCCACACAACTCGAACTCTCCCGGAaccctccatcctccaacaTCCGCGCCTGCCCGTGGTCCCAAAAGTATAGACACCGCTCGAAAATTCCGGACAGCAGGAAGCGTCCCAGTCCAGAATGCCGTCGGAGAAAAAGATCCTCCCCCCTCAAAGCCGtccgtcatcgtcgtcgtcgtcggcatcgtcctcgcccgAACTCGGGCTCAAAGGTCAATCAATTCCCCGTCTCCGAGCAAAGCTAAACGCGGCTCGTCAGTACTGCTGGTTTCCCCAAACGAAATCGAAGTGCTAATTGCAGTCCGCAAAAGAAGGCCTGCAAGACTTAGGAAGAAGGAACAACAAAAAAGGGAATCCATACCCCTTTATTGTAGCCGTTCGTATTGCACTTCAACCACCCGCCGGAGCTGGCGTCGTCGCACTGGCACGCCATCGCTTCGCCGGCATTTTGGCGGTTCTGACACGTAGGAGCTGTACAGCGGTCCATTGCCAGCGCCAGTGGgaggatggcggagaagacgaggGCCGCGATGAGGTTCTTCATGGTGAATTCTTTTTTTTTTCTTTTCGTGTGTGGGTGGCGTTGTTCGTTGGTGGGTGGGTCGAGGGGGTTTGATTTTTTTTTGGCTTGGGGGTTGGACTTCCCgctgtgtgtgtgtgtgtgtgtgtgtgtgtgtgtaagagagagagagagagagagaaaagaagaagaagaagaagagggaagagCCGGAAGCAATAACTTACACGACCATATCGAGGTGCCGCGGCGCTCATCATCGCTCCGTCCGTATCCGCGTGACAGGCATTGCAGGCATAGCCAGTAGTACAGTCCCTATCCTGCATACGGGAAGCAGCGCTGACTTCCGGAGACCTTGTCGCTGCCTTGTTCAGGCAATTATCGACGTTTTGTCAAAGACGAGGTTGGTTCGGACTCGCCGGTTTGACCGCCAGGGGATGGTCACTAAAGTACttcttgcttttggtccAGAGTCTGTACACCCCGCCCCGGCCCCGGAAACTCGGACGTGGCAACAGGCCTACTCCTCGTGAGAAAGATGTTGCAACACACTGCCACACCCTACAGTACAAGAAATATCTAGCACTTCAATCGTGGAGGAAACTTCAATCGACGCCTTGGCGAAGCCCCTAATCGATGAATGCTCGCAGATGGGACCGGACTGGAATGCCTGCTTTGTGCCCGATGGTATGAACAAGGAGAGAAGTCGAAACATCGTAGGCAAAACCAAAATTCCTGCCTTTTCCCGCGAAGCCATGTTCCATAATCCGGGTATCTCCCACCAACACCAAGCAAAACCCCACAAATTCCCATACAATCAAACCCCCCACCCCAAACCCCCCTCATTCctgccatcctctccatcagAAAATCAAAGCATCCCATCCCCCTCCGCCCCCCTCCTCAACCCCTCCGCAACACCCCTCAACCTCTCCGTAAACACCCCCCAAACATCGCCCACTCCTCCcccttcctcatcatcaccaaccCCGTGCGTCAAAGCACTCATCCCATCGACCCGTTGATGATACCTCACAAATTCCTCCACCGCATCGACTAGTCCGCCTAGTTTTCCTCCTTTCAGACCTCCCGCAACCACCGCACGGACGTGAGTGTCGAGACAGAAATTCGCGAGGACCACGGAGAGGTATCCGAATGCTACGTTTGAGAAGCCGCTCGCGAGAGAGGAGGCATTGTTGGTAGCGGCGTGGTTGCGGCGGAAGGTGGCGACGAGGTCGTTGAGGAGGGGGCGGGACTCGGGTCGTAAGGAGTGGAGTCGGGcgggggtggaggtggtggtgaggttgATTGCTATGCCCATTGCTAGTACCAGCAAGTCCAACGGGAGGTTCGCTTCCGGCGTTGGGTCAGGGATGGAAGTGGCGGTGAGGTCGATGTCGGAGGAAAAGGTCAAGCTTGGGGAGGAAGGTGGCAGAGGAGCGGTGGCAGCCAGGTGAGTGAAGCccgtggagatggaggtgagGAGTGCGTGGGTGGTCGCTGggtcggaggagaagaggcgGACGTTGCGGGCGTTGTCGTTTGTGAGGTTTAGACATAGGCGGAgggtgaggaaggagaggtgtTGGCGTTGCGGAGTGAAGTCGGTAAGTTgtgggatggagaggagtgCGATGAGGCGGGTGACGACGGAGGAGGGCCAGGAGAGAGAAATGGTGCTGGTTGACAGGGATTCGAGGATGGAGACGGACAGGAGGAGATCGGTCCGTGGCGTGGCTGCGAAGAGTGTATCCAGCTCGGCTTGGGAGAagacgacttcttcgagaTCGTGAGAGGACAGAATCTCTGATCTATCGCCCGCGCGGCGGAATTTGCCGATCAGCAAGTCGAGAGCTTTCAAGGCAATGGTGCGGCTGCTGACCAGAGTTGGTCGATCATCTGCCCACAGAAGTTCGTTTTTGGCCAAGTTGGTGACGAAGTCCGAGAAGGTTGCTATGACCGCCTTGGACATGTTGTTCCTCCGCTCCCGAGCCAGCTTTCTCGGATCAGTCCGTCCATCCAACAGCCGCACAAGCCAAGGCAAGACTCCACCATCCCGGAACGTCTGCGAAGCATGCTCGGGAGATGCACCCGCAAGCATCACAGCAAAGCTCGTCGCCAAAGCATAATCCGCCACATCATCAGGGGCAGTCCCGCATTCAGCCAGAAGTCGCTGTTCAAAGCCCTGGCGAAAAAATCTCTCCACCACGCCTTTCTCCACAAGCTTCGTCGCAATCTCGACCATGGCAGATCTCCTCCTGCCGCGAGCAGAATGGTTGTGGTCGGCAATGTCGTCCATCAAGCTACCAATGTCATCCATGAAACGCTGGTGCCCGCCGCCGGCTCGCAACTCATGGATCGTACGCAGTCGTCCTGATGCGCCTTCGTCCTCGCTGTCTTCCAGATCGAATGCTGAGTTTTGTGAATTTGCGGCCGCCTTCCCAGATATTCGTCGCTCTGGCGCCGATGGACGTTGCGGCGTCTGAGAAGGCATCTCCATCATCAAGCCGTCTTCAAAACTATCCTCAGGTAAGTAGGATCGCACCCGCGCATATGTTATCTTCGGTCCGGTATTCTGAGTCGCCACCTGAGTTTGAGATTGAGAGACTTGCTCGGATTTTCCATCTGCCATTTCGACATCTGActgctcatcatcctcggaTTCATCTGAAGATTCCTCGCTCGAGCTACTTCTTGCTGACGCTTTCAATCGATCGACCAATCTTGGTTGTTGACGACCCACGTCCGAGCTTGACTTTGGCATCATTCGAGAGGCCGCACTGATTGGCTTCGATGATCTCCTCGTGCTACCAATGTTCAGGTCCTTCATGGGTAATACGCTGGGTGATGATGCCACTGCTGTGTCACTCGGCAATAGTCGATTCCACGCTTGGGCCTGCTTGGGTGACGTTCCAGCACTCGCCTTGAACGCTGTCTTCGGAGACGAGGTTGAACCAGCATCGACAATCTTTTGAGGAGTGGCAGGCCTACTTATCACCTCGGGCGGTGACTGCGCTGTGTCGGTCGTGTCGGTATCTGTGGGAAGCATCTCACTCAGTCGAGCAGGCGCAGATTCCATTTTCCGAGGTGATGAATACGCCGTCAATCTTCCGCGTCGCTTATTTTGATGAGGCTGTATTCGATTTGAGAAGATCGGCTTGTTCTTTGTTGCTTCATCGGCGCTTGAGTCGGGAAAGTCAAAGTCGTCCTGTTTCGCCGGCTTGTCCTCCCTCTCACCTGGTTCGGGTGTACTGCAATCAGGAGCTTCCATGACATCTGCCATGACCGTGTCCTGCACATCAACATTCTGCTTGTCGGATCTGGTTCGCTTTCGAGGGCTTGCTGATCTTCCATTGTCCGGTCCTGCTCGCTTCTGCAATCGTGGTGCCGGTTTCACATCTTCAATTCTGCTTGGCTGTCCACCTGAACCTGACTGTAGTCTCCTCGCTTTCAATCTCTCTGCCGCGCTCATCACCCGCGGACTGGGAGTGTCACTGGGTATGCTCTCCACTTTCCTCTCGAATAACTTTCTCGTAGCAGACGTCGGATTCGCGAGCAGTGCAATGCCGCTTTCACTCGTCTTGGAATCTTTCACGTCTAATCTCATTCCGTCGTTGTTTGTATTGGTAGAGTCAACTTCGCTTACCTCCTTCGTCGcggtcgtcctcctcttctcccaaGGTGCGAGCTCCACCTTTGGCTCTTGAAACGTCGGTGCTTTCACCTTTTTCGCAAACCGTGGTGGAGATCGCGCCTTGACAGGAGATAGCTCGTCGACATCTGACGACTCTGTGGACGAAACATCCCATGCATCCTTCTTTTTTGGTTCCGCCTTCATCTTGACCGGCTTCAGCTTTGAAGATTTCGCTTCTGCCTTTTGTGCTGCCTCCGGCTGCTGCGATTGAGCGGTTCGAGAGACGGGAATGGTCGGCGCAGCGAGTTCGTCATCCAGGGAATCCAGATCGGTGAAATTCCACGAGTTGACCGATCGCGCGGTCTTGCCGTATGTCGCCTGCTTACGCCGGCGTGGCTGCTGCATTGATACTGTGGCCATGTTGACCGACCGAGGAGTCTGGTTTTCGGCCGGAGAGGTGTTGGTATCAGCTCGGTTCCATTGTCGTCGCTGCGATCAGCTGAAAGAGTCCTTTGGCGAGGGCAATCCGTATGCGCCGGTCGTTGTTGCCGTAGTATCAGGGGTCGGCCCGTCAATCCAGCGTGCGAGAATAGTCCTACGAGCACGTGTCGATCTGCTAGAGGGCAACGCAGAGATTGTATGCAAGTGAATGTCGTGTCGGATGATGTTGTGTTGTTCGGCACAAACAACGAGACCCTTGGACGTCAAGATGGTCCATAGGGCTGAGCACGGCGGCCTAAACGTTCAAGCCGGTCCGGAGCTGCCCGCCTGCCCGCAACCCTAAGCGATAAGACAACTCCACCTCGATTCAATCTTTGCATGCTCGAGAATATGTGACATTGAAACACGTATAAGGAGTCTGCACTTGACTCGTCGACATCTCCAACGACATCTCTCGCCTTTGTCTCAGCGAGGAAGACTGACAACGAGCGTTGCGACTCATTCCCCTCGAAACTCCAACATGGCTTCAGAAGGACAGCCATCACCAGTGATCCGGGTACATTCTGAAGGGCATATCTCTTCGAAGCATGGCTAACTCGTCTACTCTCCCATGTCTCAGGCTCCAAGTCAACAACTTGGTCCGGATTACAAGACATCGACCGACAGACCAACAGCCACCGTCTCCACGAACCCGAAAATCCACAATCTGCATATCTTACCACAAACCCCTCAGCTCATCGCTCTTCTCACGTGTGTCCCAAGACCTCCCGATCCCACAACCCCTCAAACTGACCTCAACCCCACAGCATGCTCCGCGACAAAACCACCGGCCGCGCAGACTTCATCTTCCACTCCAACCGCATCTCCcgcctcctcgtcgaagaagcccTGAACCACCTCCCCGTCCTCCCCcacaccatcaccaccccCGTCGGCCGCACCTACGCCGGCGTCGAATTCGAAGGCAAAATCTGCGGCGTGTCCATCATGCGCGCCGGTGAAGCCATGGAGCAAGCTCTCCGCGAATGCTGTCGTTCCGTGCGGATCGGCAAGATCCTCATCCAGCGTAACGAGGAGACGTCCCAGCCGCAACTGTTCTACGATAAGTTACCCGAGGATATCAAGAATCGATGGGTGCTGCTTCTGGATCCGATGTTGGCGACGGGCGGGAGTGCGTTGATGGCGGTGGATGTGCTGTTGAGTAAAGGTGTGCCCGAGGAGAGGATTTTGTTTTTGAATTTGATTGCGAGTCCCGAGGGGGTGCAGAATTTCGCGGAGAAGTTTCCGAAGGTGAGGGTTGTGACGGCGTTTGTGGATCAGGGGTTGAATGAGAAGAAGTGAGTAGTATGCGGAGAGGTACGATGGGCTTGACTGCATGCTGACGATGTTTCTAGCTACATTGTTCCTGGACTGGGTGACTTTGGCGATAGGTTCTATACACTCTGATCCCCTGCAAGTATAACTCGTACGAAGCGACAGTTTCCAAGAGCGGTAGCCGAAGAGAGTATCTTAGCTTGCT
This genomic interval from Zymoseptoria tritici IPO323 chromosome 8, whole genome shotgun sequence contains the following:
- a CDS encoding chaperone ATPase HSP60 yields the protein MQRAFTSAPRAMARSSSRITPGSLVQQRFAHKELKFGVEARAALLTGVETLARAVATTLGPKGRNVLIESSYGSPKITKDGVTVAKAITLKDKFENLGARLLQDVASKTNEVAGDGTTTATVLANAIFSETVKNVAAGCNPMDLRRGTQAAVEAVIEYLQANKRDITTSAEISQVATISANGDTHIGALLASAMEKVGKEGVITVKEGKTITDELEVTEGMKFDRGFISPYFITDTKTQKVEFEKPLILLSEKKISAVQDIVPALEASQQLRRPLVIIAEDIDGEALAVCILNKLRGQLQVAAVKAPGFGDNRKSILGDIAVLTSGTVFTDELDIKLEKATPDMLGSTGSITITKEDTVILNGEGTKDMVSNRCEQIRGVIADPTTSDYEKEKLQERLAKLSGGVAVIKVGGASEIEVGEKKDRMVDALNATRAAVEEGILPGGGTALLKAAANALNNVKTANFDQQLGVSIVKNAITRPARMIVENAGTEGSVVVGKLMDEFASDFNKGFDSQKGEYTDMIAAGILDPFKVVRTGLTDASGVASLLGTTEVAIVEAAEEKGGAPGGGMGGMGGMGGMGGMGF
- a CDS encoding uracil phosphoribosyltransferase FUR1 encodes the protein MASEGQPSPVIRAPSQQLGPDYKTSTDRPTATVSTNPKIHNLHILPQTPQLIALLTMLRDKTTGRADFIFHSNRISRLLVEEALNHLPVLPHTITTPVGRTYAGVEFEGKICGVSIMRAGEAMEQALRECCRSVRIGKILIQRNEETSQPQLFYDKLPEDIKNRWVLLLDPMLATGGSALMAVDVLLSKGVPEERILFLNLIASPEGVQNFAEKFPKVRVVTAFVDQGLNEKNYIVPGLGDFGDRFYTL